The genomic DNA TAGAAACAAGTGTTCCGGAATGAAGGAGGACAATACACCTGAAAAAGAACTGGCATTGCTGCTGAAAGCTGCAGCGCTGACAACGGGCGAAAAGCTGGAGCTGCTTTCAGAAGCAGAAAGGCAAGAGCTGCAAAACTGGCTGCAACAGCAGGTAACGCATCTGCGATGGCGGGACAACTTGTCGGAAAAAAACACGCTTTCCGATCTTGACAAAGAATACGCTTCGTTCAGAAGTAGCACGTTGGAAGAACTGAAAGCATTCCATGAAGAACATTTGCGGCAGCCGGCAGCAGTTGAACCTGCACCACGCCTGTATTTCTTACGTAAAACATGGTTTGGCGCCGCTGCTGCGTTATTGCTGCTGGCGGTGGGAGCATGGTTCTTCTTTCCTTCGGGAAAAACCGGGCAGGCAAAGCGCGAAGAGAAAAAAACAGAACAAATCGCTCCTGGCCAGGATGGCGCTATTCTTACACTCGCCGACGGATCAACACTGGTGCTCGATTCAATGGGTAACGGCAAGCTGGGCCACCAGAATGGCGCAGATCTGCTCCTGGCAAACGGGCAACTTGAATACAAAAATGCAGGGACGTCTGCCGGAGAAAAAACTTATAATACACTAACCACACCCAAAGGCAGGCAGTTCAGGATCCGTTTGCCGGATGGCACTATAGCCTGGCTGAACGCAGCCAGCTCTATCCGCTTCCCCACACAGTTCACGGAAGAAACACGCAAAGTAGACGTCAGCGGAGAAGTATACTTTGAAGCCGCTGTTGCAGAAAAAAAAGGCAGAAAAATCCCCTTTATTGTCAATGCCGACAATAGGTTTCTGGTAGAAGTATTAGGCACCCATTTTAACATTAATGCCTATCCCGATGAACCCAGCCTCAATACCAGTTTACTCGAAGGCAAAGTAGCCGTTGCCGCAAAAGGCGGGAAACAGAAAATAGTATTGAAACCAGGACAACAGGCATCCTTAACCATGCATGCCGGCTCCGTAAAAGATATGGTTGTACGAAATGCCGATATCGAAAAAGTAATGGCTTGGAAAAACGGCTTTTTCAATTTCGATAACGCCAGGATCGATGAGGTAATGCGCCAATTGGAAAGATGGTACGATATAGACGTAAAATTTGA from Filimonas effusa includes the following:
- a CDS encoding FecR family protein → MKEDNTPEKELALLLKAAALTTGEKLELLSEAERQELQNWLQQQVTHLRWRDNLSEKNTLSDLDKEYASFRSSTLEELKAFHEEHLRQPAAVEPAPRLYFLRKTWFGAAAALLLLAVGAWFFFPSGKTGQAKREEKKTEQIAPGQDGAILTLADGSTLVLDSMGNGKLGHQNGADLLLANGQLEYKNAGTSAGEKTYNTLTTPKGRQFRIRLPDGTIAWLNAASSIRFPTQFTEETRKVDVSGEVYFEAAVAEKKGRKIPFIVNADNRFLVEVLGTHFNINAYPDEPSLNTSLLEGKVAVAAKGGKQKIVLKPGQQASLTMHAGSVKDMVVRNADIEKVMAWKNGFFNFDNARIDEVMRQLERWYDIDVKFESRVPDIEFVGKMTRDISLNGLLIALEKSNVHFRVEGRTLIVMP